A window from Fibrobacter sp. UWB11 encodes these proteins:
- a CDS encoding lipopolysaccharide biosynthesis protein: protein MDRRLIEKIIMAQDLKKQMLTAVKWSTIAEIVSKLVVPISTVVLARLLTPEAFGILVTATMIISFAEIFSDAGFHKYLIQHEFPSDEEKYKAVSVAFVCNLLLSLVIWGLICLFSKKISLLVGCPGKELVVIVSCICIPISSFFSIQSAIFKRHFDFKTLFVVRFVGTLIPLVITIPLAFFTRSYWALIIGMIAQSFSNALILTIKSPWKPKLYFNMTCLKEMFSFSMWSMFESVSIWLTGYIDIFIVGSVLNQHFLGVYRTSMTTVGQIMGLITSATTPILYSSLSRLQNDDEEFKKVFFSFQKIVGLLVIPLGFGIFLFKDLVVKVLLGNQWHDAILFVGLWGLMSSITIILSHYSSEVYRAKGKPKLSVFAQCLHIAVLLPVVLVFVHHDFDVLCMARSLVRFELILVNMLLMLFFIKISPQKMLFNVFPAFFSSIVMSLIIYFLPKNESYFLSFVYIFVGVLIYTGVVCVFKEERALVKNGLSKIRSIITSFLHSRL, encoded by the coding sequence TTGGATAGAAGGCTTATTGAAAAAATAATTATGGCTCAAGATTTAAAAAAACAAATGTTAACGGCTGTTAAATGGTCTACAATTGCTGAAATTGTTTCGAAATTAGTCGTTCCTATATCAACTGTTGTTCTTGCTCGATTGTTGACGCCTGAAGCTTTTGGCATTCTTGTAACAGCAACAATGATAATTTCTTTTGCCGAAATATTCTCTGATGCTGGTTTTCATAAATATTTGATTCAACATGAATTTCCTTCAGATGAAGAAAAATACAAGGCTGTTTCTGTTGCTTTTGTTTGCAATCTATTATTGTCTCTTGTGATATGGGGATTAATTTGTCTTTTTTCAAAGAAAATTTCTTTATTAGTGGGATGCCCAGGAAAAGAATTAGTTGTTATTGTTTCTTGTATTTGTATTCCTATATCGTCCTTTTTCAGTATACAGTCGGCGATATTTAAAAGACATTTTGATTTTAAAACTTTATTTGTTGTTCGCTTTGTAGGAACGTTGATTCCATTAGTTATAACGATACCGTTAGCTTTTTTTACTCGTAGCTATTGGGCTTTAATTATAGGAATGATTGCTCAGAGTTTCTCTAATGCTTTGATTTTGACAATAAAATCACCATGGAAACCTAAATTGTATTTTAATATGACTTGCTTAAAGGAAATGTTTTCTTTTAGCATGTGGTCCATGTTTGAATCTGTAAGTATTTGGTTGACTGGATATATCGATATTTTTATTGTTGGCTCTGTTTTGAATCAACATTTTTTGGGGGTGTATAGGACCTCTATGACGACAGTAGGTCAAATAATGGGATTAATTACATCCGCAACAACTCCGATTTTATATTCGTCTTTATCTCGTTTACAAAATGATGATGAGGAATTCAAGAAAGTCTTTTTTTCATTCCAAAAAATTGTGGGGTTATTGGTAATCCCTTTAGGTTTTGGAATTTTTCTTTTTAAGGATTTGGTGGTTAAAGTTCTTTTAGGAAATCAATGGCACGATGCAATTCTTTTTGTTGGACTTTGGGGGTTGATGAGCTCTATAACTATTATTTTATCTCATTATAGTAGTGAAGTATATCGAGCAAAAGGAAAACCCAAATTATCGGTTTTTGCGCAGTGTTTACATATTGCTGTTTTATTGCCCGTTGTTTTGGTCTTTGTTCACCATGATTTTGATGTGTTGTGCATGGCCCGTTCATTAGTTCGATTTGAACTCATTTTAGTTAATATGCTTCTAATGCTTTTCTTTATAAAAATCAGTCCTCAAAAGATGCTTTTTAATGTTTTTCCAGCATTTTTTTCTTCAATCGTAATGAGTCTTATAATTTACTTTTTACCTAAGAACGAAAGCTATTTTTTGAGTTTCGTGTATATTTTTGTGGGTGTTTTAATTTATACAGGCGTGGTTTGTGTATTTAAAGAAGAACGAGCGCTTGTGAAAAATGGCTTAAGTAAAATTAGATCGATTATTACGAGTTTCCTCCATAGCCGTTTATAA